A single region of the Podospora pseudopauciseta strain CBS 411.78 chromosome 1, whole genome shotgun sequence genome encodes:
- a CDS encoding hypothetical protein (EggNog:ENOG503NXSY; COG:J), with protein MLRPRLRIPRASSPFALPASRSSTAGQLLPLAYRSSYHTVPVLENIPEKESEDGQKYRSIDGFLSPMAFTTAWDYYQTHVLSNLNRLCAETNNDSLLLKDVVLATARDPAQAATFNYASAAHNNHFFFKCLSPTETKAEDMPAQLKDALVKSFGSLDALKELMVNTATSMFGPGFVWLVRSDRPKDPHQFRVLTTYLSGSPYPAAHWRKQSLNTATDVGESSERGIQAGKQYLENSARGAGWNASAYKKDDFAPGGVLLEPVLCLNTWEHAWLFEYGFGGSPKSVLDKVKGGQAGVAENQKSGKEVYAERWWDFVNWNVVDRLAFPGGTKI; from the exons ATGCTGCGTCCAAGGTTAAGGATACCGCGGGCCTCCTCGCCCTTtgccctccccgcctcccgGTCGTCAACCGCTGGCCAGCTCCTGCCCCTCGCCTACAGGTCATCATACCACACCGTTCCCGTGCTGGAGAACATCCCAGAGAAGGAATCCGAAGATGGGCAGAAATACAGGTCAATCGACGGGTTCCTGTCCCCTATGGCTTTCACGACCGCCTGGGATTACTACCAGACCCATGTGTTGTCCAACTTGAACCGTCTCTGTGCTG aaaccaacaacgacagcctcctcctcaaagaCGTCGTCCTCGCCACGGCCCGCGACCCGGCCCAAGCAGCTACTTTTAATTATGCCTCGGCGGCGCACAACAaccacttcttcttcaagtGCCTGTCCCCTACCGAGACAAAAGCCGAGGACATGCCAGCTCAGCTGAAGGACGCTCTCGTCAAGTCGTTTGGCTCGCTCGACGCGCTCAAGGAGCTGATGGTCAACACGGCCACTTCCATGTTTGGTCCCGGGTTTGTCTGGCTCGTGCGGAGCGACAGGCCCAAAGACCCGCACCAGTTCCGGGTTTTGACGACATACTTGTCTGGCTCGCCTTACCCGGCCGCACACTGGCGGAAGCAGAGCTTGAACACTGCTACGGATGTTGGGGAGTCGAGCGAGAGGGGGATTCAGGCGGGGAAGCAGTATTTGGAGAATAGCGCTCGGGGTGCGGGGTGGAACGCGAGCGCGTATAAGAAGGATGATTTTGCACCCGGGGGGGTGCTTCTGGAGCCGGTGCTCTGCTTGAACACGTGGGAGCATGCGTGGTTGTTTGAgtatgggtttggggggtcgCCGAAGAGTGTGTTGGATAAGGTCAAGGGGGGGCAAGCGGGGGTGGCGGAGAATCAGAAGAGTGGGAAGGAGGTATAtgcggagaggtggtgggatTTTGTGAATTGGAATGTGGTGGATAGGTTGGCTTTTCCGGGGGGAACGAAGATAtag
- a CDS encoding hypothetical protein (COG:S; EggNog:ENOG503P682) has protein sequence MRVSNNLSLVLLAAGVTAQSVEPETGKLGDATIVSNNPVGVVYKAVLPAEAWFKPAYPDGGNIEGEVTAVAAESGEGVVYTYKLSNLPKEGGPFPYHLHVAPVPADGNCTVTLAHLDPFIRGENTSCNPFAPQTCQVGDLSGKFGEIRPEEDGTWETTYTDLYSSTLEGLGSFFGNRSIVFHYPNKTRISCANFEKVEGGVSSSVTVLPTVTGNGSYTILPTGGVSTTTGGGPSTTSDAGAGTETTTSPPLSGAAGLRGSAVGALVVGAVVMFML, from the exons ATGCGTGTCTCGAACAACCTCTCCCTTGTCCTCCTCGCTGCCGGCGTGACAGCCCAGTCGGTCGAGCCTGAGACAGGC AAACTCGGCGATGCCACCATCGTAAGCAACAACCCCGTCGGGGTCGTGTACAAAGCCGTCCTGCCGGCGGAGGCGTGGTTCAAGCCGGCGTATCCGGATGGGGGGAATATCGAGGGGGAGGTCActgctgtggctgctgagtcgggggagggagtggtgTATACATACAAGCTCTCCAACCTGCCCAAGGAGGGCGGGCCGTTCC CCTACCACCTCCACGTCGCCCCTGTCCCCGCCGACGGGAACTGCACCGTCACGCTCGCCCACTTGGATCCGTTTATCCGTGGGGAAAACACGTCTTGCAACCCGTTTGCTCCGCAGACGTGCCAGGTTGGGGATTTGAGCGGCAAGTTTGGGGAGATCAGAcctgaggaggatgggacgTGGGAGACGACGTATACGGACTTGTACTCGTCGACGCttgaggggttgggaagTTTCTTTGGGAACAGGAGCATCGTGTTTCATTATCCTAACAAGACTAGGATTAGCTGTGCCAACTTTGAgaaggtggaagggggggtgagCAGCAGTGTGACGGTGCTGCCGACGGTGACTGGTAATGGGAGTTATACTATTTTGCCTACGGGGGGTGTGAGCACTACTACCGGAGGGGGGCCGAGCACCACGAGTGATGCGGGGGCTGGGACGGAGACGACCACGTCGCCTCCTTTGAGTGGAGCTgctgggttgagggggagtgCGGTTGGGGCGTTGGTTGTGGGGGCGGTGGTTATGTTTATGTTGTAA